From Acanthopagrus latus isolate v.2019 chromosome 22, fAcaLat1.1, whole genome shotgun sequence, the proteins below share one genomic window:
- the cd109 gene encoding CD109 antigen — MEQLQAWRFFGLIVLTTAQTTTLSPDPQPSYLLLAPKDVRPGVPTSVSVTILTASPVTVSAHIIHNNQTGASNSTTVEGGSTKLLTLPPIQESESSYWHPYILEVKGHVGGVQVFSNSTQLQFHPKCLSTFIQTDKLNYQPGQVVKIRVLSVHPNGKPFMSPVDIIIRDPRGNLLRQWLAADSVLGVVSKEFQLSENPPLGGWTIVTTVNSVSTEKHFSVVHYVLPKFEVVINVPKVIHHEDTLWGSVTAKYTYGKPVQGDMNITYLHHFHGIEDVYDEFSEIDGTADFMFDVPEYHPMSKRAVESAFYEGSVDYEFLTIVVHVTEQLTGLTYNSTAKVTLAKFRFKVSFDCYPQILRPFLNFTARLKVSTYNDEPLSPEDLLKNIQVSVMQGIQSPWSWNKEEIDIMEPRQGKKLDVPFMQVRPEEMPPVDMEFPVPADGVIPLYIQIMNGTETLTIDASFRDSYSTLQLYRSYTSPSDSYLQIQKPSRPVEVGEPLPLHIERNFPMTEIHYIVKSRGQVVSAGKGSGVLTLVPDITWAPLACIIVYCVHPNGEIVNDVIQLPIKQTLQNQVSLSWSNAMVRPGNNVTLEVAVAEPASLVGILVVDKATKFAGSHNDISKESVLREMGGYEVSTANAYSDTLRMGDPDSIFKTCGLVALTDATLYMMDHHMNPEFPGEGIHLLADTEIQYMEQKQEPRERWNFPETWIWMDTNTGNSDSAEIHLTVPDSITTWTATAFVLSENLGLGIVESPAELTVFQDFFLSLNLPAYVIRGEELLLEVILFNYLPQDLEVMVIVAHSDTFQFVFPDNEELPTPNVRHVSVRSQSGASVLIPIRPLVLGEIPVSVKAMSSEGSDFVRMGVLVKAEGLEQSFSTSLLFEVSASQLSRDVIFTFPADVVEGSERVSVTAVGDILGPSISGLDSLIQMPYGCGEQNMIHFAPNIYVLQYLSATGQADQDITDTATTYMMKGYERELSYQRVDGSFSAFGDSDSSGSTWLSAFVLRCFLQARPFISIDAHVLHRAAAWLGAQQGADGRFEEPGRVIHTELQGGLDGPVSLTAYVLIALLEDDDIKAQYWSQVSAALMFLETRLALGVSTNYSHSLLTYALVLAGSSSAPTAINELIGRAEMRDGVPMWSSPDGSLSSSWQPRSADIEMASYVLLSQHKLGLIAEGLSLMKWLSQQRNPRGGFGSTQDTVVALQALSTFTALGGSHDIDLTVKVETDPSTTVAAFHIRQDNYLLHQSQQIEPEETLNLKVTAEGRGLALFQLNVFYNIRSDEPMMRRRRHTGEHEAFHLYVDLYDAESDSAQLHICSSLSEGSGLNATGMAIVEVGLLSGFTLPPEGLPTDDALKKVETQPGKVVLYLDSVTTDEMCVQIPLVMEYKVAKMQEASVVIYDYYEPRRRTVRMYKSDWRSDMSASYFCGDDYSQCSDSTVYHISAASPCSHNFQLTGSLPALLLLFLLLI, encoded by the exons CCAGACAGACAAGCTGAACTATCAGCCGGGGCAGGTGGTGAAGATCAGGGTGCTGTCCGTTCACCCCAACGGGAAACCCTTCATGAGCCCAGTGGACATCATCATCAGG GATCCGAGGGGGAACCTGCTCAGACAGTGGCTGGCTGCAGATAGTGTCCTCGGGGTTGTGTCCAAAGAGTTTCAGCTGTCTGAAAACCCACCTCTGGGTGGATGGACCATCGTCACAACAGTCAAT AGTGTTTCAACTGAGAAGCATTTCAGTGTGGTCCATTATG TTCTGCCAAAATTTGAAGTTGTGATAAACGTTCCGAAAGTAATTCATCATGAGGACACTCTGTGGGGCTCCGTCACAGCGAA ATACACGTACGGGAAGCCTGTTCAGGGAGATATGAATATAACATACCTGCACCACTTTCATGGTATTGAAGACGTTTATGATGAATTCAGTGAG ATTGACGGCACCGCAGACTTCATGTTTGACGTTCCCGAATACCACCCCATGAGCAAAAGAGCTGTAGAGAGTGCCTTCTATGAGGGATCCGTGGATTATGAGTTTTTGACGATTGTGGTTCATGTGACTGAACAGCTGACAG GTCTCACATACAACAGTACAGCAAAGGTGACTTTGGCAAAGTTCAGATTTAAAGTTTCCTTTGATTGCTATCCCCAAATATTAAGGCCCTTTCTGAACTTCACTGCCAGG CTGAAAGTATCTACATACAATGATGAGCCGCTGTCACCGGAAGatctgctgaaaaacatccAAGTTTCAGTGATGCAGGGAATTCAAAGTCCATGGAGCTGGAATaaggaagaaatagacataATGGAGCCTCGTCAAGGAAAAAAGTTGGATGTTCCCTTTATGCAAGTCCGTCCGGAGGAGATGCCGCCTGTAGACATGGAGTTTCCTGTCCCAGCAGATGGAGTCATACCCCTCTACATCCAGATAATGAACGGAACCGAAACACTCACAATTGAT GCTTCTTTTCGGGACAGCTATAGCACTCTACAGCTCTATAGAAGCTACACATCCCCCAGTGACTCCTACCTGCAGATTCAGAAACCCTCCAGACCTGTAGAG GTTGGTGAACCTCTCCCACTGCACATTGAAAGGAATTTTCCCATGACTGAGATTCACTACATA GTGAAGTCCAGAGGTCAGGTGGTTTCTGCTGGGAAAGGCTCTGGAGTTCTAACTCTGGTCCCAGACATCACTTGGGCTCCTCTGGCCTGCATCATCGTCTACTGTGTGCATCCAAATGGAGAGATCGTCAATGATGTGATACAGTTACCCATCAAACAAACGTTACAGAACCAG GTTTCTCTGAGCTGGAGCAACGCTATGGTGAGACCAGGTAACAATGTGACTCTAGAGGTCGCTGTGGCGGAACCTGCCTCTCTGGTAGGGATCCTGGTGGTGGACAAGGCGACGAAGTTTGCAGGATCACACAATGACATCTCCAAGGAGTCG GTGCTGAGGGAGATGGGGGGGTACGAGGTTTCCACAGCCAACGCCTATTCTGACACGTTGAGAATGGGAGATCCAGACTCCATCTTTAAG acatGTGGTCTTGTAGCGTTGACTGATGCCACTTTATACATGATGGACCATCATATGAATCCTGAATTTC CAGGGGAGGGAATACATCTCCTGGCTGACACAGAAATTCAATACATGGAGCAAAAACAGGAGCCACGCGAGCGCTGGAACTTTCCAGAGACCTGGATATGGATGGACACTAACACTGG TAATTCCGACTCAGCAGAGATACATCTGACTGTACCTGACAGCATCACAACCTGGACGGCCACCGCCTTCGTCTTATCTGAGAACCTGGGCCTGGGCATCGTAGAGAGTCCTGCAGAG CTCACAGTGTTCCAGgatttcttcctttctttgaATCTTCCGGCCTACGTTATccgaggagaggagctgctgctggaggtcattCTGTTCAACTATCTGCCACAGGACCTGGAG GTCATGGTGATTGTTGCACACAGCGACACCTTCCAGTTCGTCTTCCCGGACAATGAGGAGCTCCCCACGCCCAACGTTCGTCATGTGTCGGTGAGGAGCCAGAGCGGGGCGTCCGTCCTCATTCCCATCAGGCCGCTGGTCCTCGGAGAGATCCCCGTCTCTGTGAAAGCCATGTCGTCTGAGGGGTCCGACTTCGTCCGCATGGGTGTGCTCGTCAAG GCCGAAGGACTCGAGCAGTCGTTCTCCACCTCGCTGCTGTTTGAGGTTTCTGCCTCGCAGCTTTCCAGAGACGTGATTTTCACCTTCCCGGCAGATGTTGTGGAGGGCAGCGAGAGGGTTTCAGTGACGGCCGTCG GTGACATCCTCGGCCCCTCCATCAGCGGCCTGGACTCTCTGATCCAGATGCCGTACGGCTGCGGGGAGCAGAACATGATCCACTTTGCACCGAACATCTACGTTCTGCAGTATCTGAGCGCTACAGGACAGGCTGACCAGGACATCACAGACACAGCAACAACGTACATGATGAAAG GTTATGAGCGAGAGCTGTCCTATCAGAGAGTGGACGGCTCCTTCAGTGCCTTCGGAGACAGCGACTCATCTGGAAGCACCTG GCTCTCCGCCTTCGTGCTGAGGTGTTTCCTGCAGGCACGGCCATTCATCAGCATCGACGCCCACGTGTTGCACAGAGCAGCGGCCTGGTTAGGGGCCCAGCAGGGGGCTGATGGGAGATTCGAAGAGCCCGGTCGGGTCATCCACACGGAGCTCCAAGGGGGCCTGGACGGCCCTGTGTCGCTCACAGCCTACGTCCTCATCGCCCTGCTTGAAGATGACGACATCAAG gctCAGTACTGGAGCCAGGTGTCTGCTGCCCTGATGTTCCTGGAGACCCGTCTGGCCCTCGGCGTCTCCACTAACTACAGCCACAGCCTGCTCACTTATGCTCTGGTTCTGGCTGGCAGTTCCAGCGCACCGACAGCAATCAATGAGTTGATTGGACGCGCCGAGATGAgag ACGGCGTGCCGATGTGGTCTTCCCCAGACGGCAGCCTGTCGTCCTCGTGGCAGCCTCGCTCTGCGGACATCGAGATGGCGTCCTACGTGCTGCTCTCTCAACACAAACTGGGCCTCATCGCAGAGGGGCTCAGCCTCATGAAGTGGCTCAGCCAGCAGCGGAACCCCAGGGGGGGATTCGGGAGCACTCAG GACACAGTCGTGGCTCTGCAGGCCTTGTCCACGTTCACAGCTCTTGGTGGGTCTCACGACATCGACCTCACCGTCAAAGTGGAAACTGACCCATCAACCACCGTCGCCGCCTTCCATATCCGCCAGGACAACTACCTGCTTCACCAGAGCCAGCAG ATTGAACCAGAGGAGACGCTGAACCTGAAGGTTACCGCAGAGGGCCGAGGACTCGCTCTGTTTCAG CTGAACGTGTTTTACAACATCAGGAGCGATGAGccgatgatgaggaggaggcgaCACACAGGAGAGCACGAGGCGTTTCATCTGTACGTCGACCTGTACGATGCGGAGTCAGACTCCGCACAGCTGcacatctgcagcag TCTGTCGGAGGGTTCGGGTCTGAATGCGACGGGCATGGCCATCGTGGAGGTGGGTCTGCTGAGCGGCTTCACTCTGCCTCCAGAAGGCTTACCGACCGATGATGCCTTAAAGAAGGTGGAGACACAGCCGGGGAAAGTCGTCCTGTACCTGGACTCT GTGACAACGGACGAGATGTGTGTACAGATTCCTCTGGTCATGGAGTACAAAGTCGCCAAAATGCAGGAAGCGAGTGTTGTCATCTATGATTATTATGAACCAA GACGGAGGACGGTGAGGATGTATAAATCAGACTGGAGGAGCGACATGTCGGCCAGCTACTTCTGTGGCGATGACTACAGTCAGTGCTCCGACAGCACAGTTTATCACATCAGCGCTGCGTCACCCTGCAGCCACAACTTCCAGCTAACCGGTTCACTTCccgctctgctcctcctcttcctcctcctcatctaa